Proteins encoded together in one Deltaproteobacteria bacterium window:
- a CDS encoding nitroreductase family protein, translated as MKAILSRRSIRRYTKEPVPDSVVKEILEAAMSAPSAGNEQPWHFVIITDREILDAIPKFHPYSQPLTMASVAILVCGDLTLEIHKDFWIQDCSAAIENILIAVQAKELGAVWLGIYPRTERVLGMQKLLRLPDHVMPLAVIPIGHPAEDKPPADRFDTSRIHYNRWS; from the coding sequence ATGAAAGCAATTCTTTCAAGAAGAAGCATTCGTCGATACACAAAAGAACCGGTGCCTGACAGTGTAGTGAAAGAAATATTGGAAGCTGCCATGAGCGCCCCATCGGCAGGTAACGAACAGCCGTGGCATTTTGTTATTATTACTGATCGGGAAATCCTTGATGCAATTCCAAAATTTCATCCGTATTCCCAGCCTCTCACGATGGCCTCTGTAGCAATTCTCGTCTGTGGAGATTTAACGTTAGAAATACATAAGGATTTCTGGATACAGGATTGTTCCGCAGCGATAGAAAATATCCTGATTGCCGTTCAGGCAAAAGAATTGGGAGCGGTCTGGCTCGGTATCTACCCGAGAACAGAACGTGTTTTAGGTATGCAAAAACTCCTCAGACTTCCTGATCATGTAATGCCACTCGCCGTTATTCCCATCGGCCATCCGGCAGAAGATAAACCTCCGGCAGATCGATTTGACACTTCAAGAATTCACTACAATAGGTGGTCATGA
- a CDS encoding zinc ribbon domain-containing protein yields the protein MPTYEYLCKACKKEFSLIQSFSEHEKGNVTCPKCKSKKVKQLISLFMAKTSRKS from the coding sequence ATGCCGACATACGAGTATCTCTGCAAAGCCTGCAAGAAGGAGTTTTCATTGATACAGAGTTTCAGCGAACATGAAAAGGGCAACGTTACCTGTCCGAAATGCAAAAGCAAGAAGGTAAAACAGCTTATTTCTCTTTTCATGGCCAAGACCAGCAGGAAAAGCTGA
- a CDS encoding DUF2845 domain-containing protein: MIRIIISIVFIALFIVSGSIDCNAFRCGDGFASVGDSKAKVQLECGKPTSKEKAGAKKVRRYKKGERDRDASREANRIAFKEKSKPVEKWYYNCGDNDFIYILTFEGGTLKSEETGGYGKGKSDCKGK; this comes from the coding sequence ATGATAAGAATAATTATTTCCATAGTATTCATTGCATTGTTCATCGTATCAGGCAGTATTGACTGTAATGCCTTTCGATGCGGCGACGGGTTTGCCAGTGTCGGAGACTCCAAGGCAAAGGTACAACTGGAGTGTGGTAAGCCAACCTCAAAGGAAAAAGCAGGCGCTAAAAAGGTCAGACGCTACAAAAAAGGCGAAAGGGACAGGGATGCAAGTCGTGAAGCCAATCGAATTGCATTTAAGGAAAAATCAAAGCCGGTTGAAAAGTGGTACTATAATTGCGGCGACAACGATTTTATTTACATTCTTACTTTTGAGGGAGGCACTCTTAAAAGTGAAGAGACCGGGGGTTACGGCAAGGGCAAGTCTGATTGCAAGGGGAAATAG
- a CDS encoding NAD(P)H-dependent oxidoreductase has translation MSRILIIYHSQTGNTEKMARAVADGARMIENTETILKRAQDATLDDLLGSDGLAVGTPENFGYMSGMVKDFFDRTFYPTQDKVFRKPYVVFISAGNDGTGALRAIERIAQGYKFKMVYDPVISKGKLTEDDLAKCHELGSVLAAGCQAGIY, from the coding sequence ATGTCAAGGATATTAATCATCTATCATTCTCAGACGGGAAACACGGAAAAGATGGCCCGGGCTGTTGCGGATGGCGCCCGGATGATTGAAAATACGGAAACAATCCTGAAAAGAGCTCAGGATGCTACTTTGGATGATCTTTTAGGATCGGACGGATTAGCAGTCGGCACACCGGAAAACTTCGGCTACATGTCAGGTATGGTCAAGGATTTTTTTGACAGGACTTTTTATCCTACTCAGGATAAGGTCTTCAGAAAACCCTATGTCGTCTTCATCAGTGCGGGCAATGACGGCACCGGCGCCCTGAGAGCCATCGAGCGGATTGCACAGGGCTATAAGTTTAAAATGGTGTATGATCCTGTAATCTCCAAGGGCAAGTTAACTGAGGACGACCTTGCAAAGTGTCATGAACTGGGGAGTGTTCTTGCAGCCGGGTGTCAGGCGGGGATTTATTAA